Proteins co-encoded in one Stutzerimonas stutzeri genomic window:
- a CDS encoding NCS1 family nucleobase:cation symporter-1 produces MNHDDFRIKQIDPTLYNDDLAPLAPAKRKWGWFEIFNVWSNDIQSLFGYTLAATLFISYGLNGWAVLAGIVLAGFIVMGLVQLTGKPSVKYGIPFPVMARASMGVRGANFPAVVRGIVAIFWYGVQTYFASTAVALLVRTLAGPGSDATLLGLTLVDWIAYVMVCVFQVALFVRGVEWVTRFLNWAGPLVYVVMIAMMIAICYKAGPSLAGALGTIFSGTGSYAAGPVAAFAAVVGTMVAYFAAVVINYGDFARFVKSERQMRIGNFLGLPVSLAFFSLIALVITAGTVVVFGETLTNPTDIVSRIDNVGLTLIAAVTFFAATVGINLVANFIPPAYDIANLAPAHISARTGGYITAVIAFFIGALWVSFISAVGIAAFVDTLGAVLAPLYGIIVADYYLVRRQRLDVQQLFSSEPSAAYYFSAGWNRKAIIAFGISSVFSVASVWMPGMESLSGFAWLLGALFGAVVHYLLMRKQVLPVGAPPSLTPHR; encoded by the coding sequence ATGAATCACGACGATTTCCGGATCAAGCAGATCGACCCCACGCTGTATAACGACGACCTCGCCCCGCTTGCCCCCGCCAAACGCAAATGGGGTTGGTTCGAGATCTTCAACGTCTGGTCCAACGACATTCAGAGCCTGTTCGGCTATACCCTCGCCGCCACGCTGTTCATCAGTTACGGCCTGAACGGCTGGGCCGTGCTCGCGGGAATCGTCCTGGCCGGCTTCATCGTCATGGGGCTGGTGCAACTGACCGGTAAACCCAGCGTCAAGTACGGCATTCCGTTCCCGGTCATGGCCCGCGCCAGCATGGGCGTGCGCGGGGCGAACTTCCCCGCGGTCGTGCGCGGCATCGTGGCGATCTTCTGGTACGGCGTGCAGACCTACTTCGCCTCGACCGCGGTGGCCTTGCTGGTTCGCACCCTGGCCGGCCCCGGGTCGGACGCCACCTTGCTGGGTCTGACGCTGGTGGACTGGATCGCCTACGTGATGGTCTGCGTCTTCCAGGTCGCGTTGTTCGTCCGCGGCGTGGAGTGGGTGACGCGCTTTCTCAACTGGGCCGGGCCCTTGGTCTACGTGGTGATGATCGCGATGATGATTGCCATCTGCTACAAGGCCGGTCCCAGCCTGGCCGGCGCGCTGGGTACGATCTTCAGTGGCACCGGCAGCTACGCCGCCGGGCCCGTTGCCGCGTTCGCCGCCGTGGTCGGCACCATGGTCGCCTACTTCGCCGCGGTGGTGATCAACTACGGCGACTTTGCCCGCTTCGTCAAAAGCGAGCGGCAGATGCGCATCGGCAACTTTCTCGGCCTGCCGGTGAGCCTGGCATTCTTCTCGCTGATCGCGCTGGTGATCACCGCCGGCACCGTGGTGGTGTTTGGCGAGACCCTGACCAACCCCACCGACATCGTGTCGCGCATCGACAACGTCGGCCTGACCCTGATCGCCGCGGTGACCTTCTTTGCCGCCACGGTGGGCATCAATCTGGTGGCCAACTTCATTCCGCCGGCGTACGACATCGCCAACCTGGCTCCGGCGCATATCAGCGCCCGCACTGGCGGCTATATCACCGCGGTGATCGCCTTCTTCATCGGCGCGCTGTGGGTGTCGTTCATCAGTGCGGTGGGTATCGCCGCGTTCGTCGACACCCTCGGCGCGGTGCTAGCGCCGCTCTACGGCATCATCGTGGCGGACTACTACCTGGTTCGTCGGCAGCGGTTGGATGTGCAGCAGCTGTTTTCCTCGGAGCCCAGCGCGGCGTATTACTTCAGCGCCGGCTGGAATCGCAAGGCGATCATTGCCTTCGGCATCAGCTCGGTGTTCTCGGTAGCCTCCGTCTGGATGCCTGGCATGGAAAGTCTGTCGGGCTTCGCCTGGCTGCTTGGCGCGCTGTTCGGTGCGGTGGTGCACTACCTGCTGATGCGCAAGCAGGTGCTGCCGGTTGGAGCGCCGCCCAGCCTGACACCCCACCGCTGA
- the ureC gene encoding urease subunit alpha produces MKISRQAYADMFGPTVGDKVRLADTELWIEVEKDFTTYGEEVKFGGGKVIRDGMGQGQLCAADVVDTLITNALILDHWGIVKADVGLKDGRIAAIGKAGNPDIQPDVTIAIGAATEVIAGEGMILTAGGIDSHIHFICPQQIEEALMSGVTTMIGGGTGPATGTNATTVTPGPWHMAMMLKAADAFPMNIGFTGKGNASLPEPLIEQVKAGAIGLKLHEDWGTTPAAIDNCLSVADQYDVQVAIHTDTLNESGFVETTLGAFKGRTIHTYHTEGAGGGHAPDIIKACGFANVLPSSTNPTRPFTRNTIDEHLDMLMVCHHLDPSIAEDVAFAESRIRRETIAAEDILHDLGAFSMISSDSQAMGRVGEVITRTWQTADKMKKQRGALPGDGAGNDNFRAKRYIAKYTINPAITHGVSHEVGSIEVGKWADLVLWRPAFFGVKPSLILKGGAIAASLMGDANASIPTPQPVHYRPMFASFGGSLHASSFTFISQAAFEAGVPEQLGLKKKIGMVKGCRSVQKKDLIHNDYTPDIQVDPQNYQVRADGQLLWCEPAEVLPMAQRYFLF; encoded by the coding sequence ATGAAGATTTCCCGCCAAGCCTACGCCGACATGTTCGGCCCCACCGTTGGCGACAAGGTGCGCCTGGCCGACACCGAGCTGTGGATCGAGGTCGAGAAGGACTTCACCACTTACGGCGAGGAGGTGAAGTTCGGCGGCGGCAAGGTGATCCGCGACGGCATGGGCCAGGGCCAGCTGTGCGCGGCCGACGTGGTCGACACGCTGATCACCAACGCGCTGATCCTCGACCACTGGGGCATCGTCAAGGCGGACGTCGGCTTGAAGGACGGCCGCATCGCCGCCATCGGCAAGGCCGGAAACCCGGACATTCAGCCCGACGTGACCATCGCCATCGGCGCCGCGACCGAAGTCATCGCCGGGGAAGGGATGATCCTCACCGCCGGCGGCATCGACTCGCATATCCACTTCATCTGCCCGCAGCAGATCGAAGAAGCACTGATGAGCGGCGTCACCACCATGATTGGCGGCGGCACGGGACCTGCCACCGGCACCAACGCCACCACGGTGACTCCCGGCCCCTGGCACATGGCGATGATGCTCAAGGCCGCCGACGCCTTCCCGATGAACATCGGCTTCACCGGCAAGGGCAACGCCTCGCTGCCCGAACCGCTGATCGAGCAGGTCAAGGCCGGTGCCATCGGCCTGAAGCTGCACGAGGACTGGGGCACCACCCCAGCGGCCATCGATAACTGCCTGAGCGTGGCGGACCAGTACGATGTTCAGGTGGCGATCCATACCGACACCCTCAACGAATCCGGCTTCGTCGAAACCACCCTCGGCGCCTTCAAGGGCCGCACCATCCACACCTACCACACCGAAGGTGCTGGCGGCGGCCACGCGCCGGACATCATCAAGGCCTGCGGTTTCGCCAACGTGCTGCCCAGCTCGACCAACCCGACCCGGCCGTTCACCCGCAATACCATCGACGAGCACCTGGACATGCTCATGGTCTGCCACCACCTCGACCCAAGCATCGCCGAGGACGTGGCCTTCGCCGAGAGCCGTATCCGCCGCGAAACGATTGCCGCCGAGGACATCCTCCATGACCTCGGCGCGTTCTCGATGATCAGCTCCGACAGCCAGGCCATGGGCCGCGTCGGCGAGGTGATCACCCGCACCTGGCAAACCGCCGACAAGATGAAGAAGCAGCGCGGCGCCCTGCCCGGCGACGGCGCGGGCAACGACAACTTCCGCGCCAAGCGTTACATCGCCAAGTACACCATCAACCCGGCCATCACCCATGGCGTCAGCCACGAGGTGGGCTCCATCGAAGTCGGCAAATGGGCCGATCTGGTGCTGTGGCGCCCGGCGTTCTTCGGCGTCAAGCCGAGCCTGATCCTCAAGGGCGGCGCCATTGCCGCGAGTCTGATGGGCGACGCCAACGCCTCGATCCCGACGCCGCAGCCGGTGCACTACCGACCGATGTTCGCCAGCTTCGGCGGCTCGCTGCATGCGTCGAGCTTTACCTTCATCAGCCAGGCCGCCTTCGAAGCAGGCGTGCCCGAGCAGTTGGGACTGAAGAAGAAGATTGGCATGGTGAAGGGTTGCCGTTCGGTGCAGAAGAAGGACCTGATCCACAACGACTACACGCCGGACATTCAGGTCGACCCGCAGAACTACCAGGTGCGCGCCGACGGTCAGTTGCTCTGGTGTGAACCCGCCGAAGTGCTGCCGATGGCGCAGCGGTATTTCCTGTTCTGA
- a CDS encoding urease subunit beta, giving the protein MIPGEYQIQDGDIELNAGRRTLILNVANSGDRPIQVGSHYHFFETNDALAFDRAATRGMRLNIPAGTAVRFEPGQSREVELVELAGDRRVFGFAGRVMGAL; this is encoded by the coding sequence ATGATCCCCGGCGAATATCAGATCCAGGACGGCGACATCGAGCTCAACGCCGGCCGCCGCACGCTGATCCTGAACGTGGCCAACAGCGGCGACCGGCCGATCCAGGTCGGCTCGCACTACCACTTCTTCGAAACCAACGACGCGCTCGCCTTCGACCGCGCGGCCACCCGCGGCATGCGCCTGAACATCCCGGCCGGCACTGCGGTGCGCTTCGAACCGGGCCAGAGCCGCGAGGTGGAACTGGTCGAGCTGGCCGGCGACCGGCGGGTGTTCGGCTTTGCCGGACGGGTGATGGGCGCGCTCTGA
- a CDS encoding N-acetyltransferase family protein, which translates to MQIRDALDADLDGILQIYNDAVQNSTAIWNDNVVDLDNRRAWLAERHAQNYPVLVAIDEQGQVAGYASFGPWRPHDGFRHTVENSVYVGPGHRGSGIGRSLMQALIERARQLEKHVMIAFIESENRASIHMHQQLGFIHVGQMRQVGCKFGRWLDLTMMQLTLNRTSNP; encoded by the coding sequence GTGCAGATACGTGACGCCCTGGACGCCGACCTCGACGGCATCCTGCAGATTTACAACGATGCCGTGCAGAACAGCACGGCGATCTGGAACGACAACGTCGTCGATCTCGACAACCGCCGCGCCTGGCTGGCCGAACGCCACGCACAGAACTACCCGGTACTGGTGGCGATCGACGAACAGGGACAAGTGGCCGGCTACGCCTCGTTCGGCCCCTGGCGGCCCCACGATGGCTTTCGCCATACCGTGGAGAACTCGGTCTACGTCGGCCCCGGCCATCGTGGCAGCGGCATCGGCCGCAGCCTCATGCAGGCGCTGATCGAGCGCGCCCGCCAGCTGGAAAAGCACGTGATGATCGCCTTCATCGAGAGCGAGAACCGTGCCTCGATCCATATGCATCAGCAGCTTGGCTTCATCCACGTCGGCCAGATGCGCCAGGTGGGCTGCAAGTTCGGCCGCTGGCTGGACCTGACCATGATGCAACTGACCCTCAACAGGACGTCCAATCCATGA
- a CDS encoding urease subunit gamma, which produces MDLSPREKDKLLIFTAGLVAERRLARGVKLNYPEAMAYISAALLEGARDGQTVADLMHFGTTLLSREQVMEGVPEMIPEIQVEATFPDGTKLVTVHQPIP; this is translated from the coding sequence ATGGATTTGTCACCGAGAGAGAAAGACAAGCTGCTGATCTTCACCGCCGGCCTGGTAGCCGAGCGGCGTCTGGCACGCGGCGTGAAACTCAACTATCCAGAAGCCATGGCCTACATCTCCGCCGCGCTGCTCGAAGGCGCCCGCGACGGTCAGACGGTGGCTGATCTGATGCATTTCGGCACCACCCTGCTCAGCCGCGAACAGGTCATGGAAGGCGTGCCGGAAATGATCCCGGAGATCCAGGTGGAAGCAACCTTCCCCGACGGCACCAAGCTGGTCACCGTGCATCAACCAATCCCGTGA
- a CDS encoding urease accessory protein UreD: MTALTPLFTPHWNAELELAYARFDESTRPVLRRHSGPLRVQKHLYAEGPQVCQHILVHPPGGIAGGDRLDIRAAVDKGAWAQLTSPGAAKWYRAAGPAFQKVQLRVKAGATLEWLPQETIVYSAAQAELATTIELEADARLFYWDIVALGRPASGERFDAGHFQAQLDIRHDGELLWHERQRVAGNDGLLDSPIGLDGQPVFATLIVTGEIDAELMQRCRELPSRVRGDLTQLPGLVIGRCLASEALHARAWLIDLWRLLRPALLGREAVPPRIWST; the protein is encoded by the coding sequence ATGACTGCCCTGACGCCCCTGTTCACGCCACACTGGAATGCCGAACTCGAACTGGCCTACGCCCGCTTCGACGAATCGACACGTCCGGTGTTGCGCCGCCACAGCGGGCCGTTGAGAGTCCAGAAGCACCTCTACGCCGAGGGGCCGCAAGTCTGCCAACACATCCTCGTGCACCCGCCGGGCGGGATCGCTGGCGGCGACCGACTGGACATCCGCGCGGCAGTCGACAAGGGCGCGTGGGCCCAGCTGACCAGCCCTGGCGCGGCCAAGTGGTATCGAGCTGCTGGCCCGGCTTTTCAGAAGGTGCAATTGCGCGTCAAGGCCGGCGCGACGCTGGAATGGCTGCCTCAGGAGACCATCGTCTACTCGGCGGCACAGGCCGAGCTCGCCACCACCATCGAACTGGAGGCCGATGCGCGGTTGTTCTATTGGGACATCGTCGCCCTGGGCCGGCCGGCCAGCGGCGAGCGCTTCGACGCGGGCCATTTCCAGGCCCAGCTGGACATCCGCCACGATGGTGAGCTGCTCTGGCACGAACGCCAGCGTGTCGCGGGCAACGACGGCCTGCTCGACTCGCCGATCGGCCTCGATGGCCAGCCGGTGTTCGCCACGCTGATCGTCACCGGCGAGATCGATGCCGAGCTGATGCAGCGCTGCCGCGAACTACCGAGCCGGGTCAGGGGCGATCTGACACAGCTGCCGGGCCTGGTCATCGGCCGCTGCCTGGCCAGCGAAGCCCTGCATGCCCGTGCCTGGCTGATCGACCTGTGGCGTCTGCTGCGTCCAGCCTTGCTAGGGCGCGAGGCCGTACCGCCACGAATCTGGAGTACGTGA
- a CDS encoding branched-chain amino acid ABC transporter permease produces MTRVRASANVSQAQFDAERRSSFDLLVWRQSQPLGGTHNNKIHGGAALNLLFQQVLNGLTLGSIYGLVALGLTLVYGILHIPNFAHGALYMVGAFASFFFMTDLGLHYWIAMLLSGLVVAALAVLCERLVFHPLRNAPPIHDKIAAIGILLFLEAAIQMFWGSDFRRMASPYGGILNFNGLIIPEQRLLIIVGAFTLMLALHLFLRKTMLGSTIIAMAQSREGAFLVGIDANRVAMLTFAISGMLAAFAATLYAPINLVYPAMGHLVIMKAFVIIVLGGMGSIPGAIIGAMILGFAESFGGFYLSSDYKDIIAFSLLVVILSLRPTGLFAKGAH; encoded by the coding sequence TTGACGAGGGTACGAGCGAGTGCCAATGTCAGTCAGGCGCAGTTCGATGCCGAGCGGCGGTCGAGTTTCGACCTGCTGGTCTGGCGGCAATCGCAACCGCTCGGTGGTACCCATAACAACAAGATCCACGGAGGCGCTGCATTGAATCTATTGTTTCAGCAAGTGCTCAACGGCCTGACCCTGGGCAGCATCTACGGGTTGGTCGCTCTCGGCCTGACGCTCGTCTACGGCATCCTGCACATTCCCAACTTCGCCCATGGCGCGCTGTACATGGTCGGTGCCTTCGCGTCGTTCTTCTTCATGACCGACCTCGGCCTGCACTATTGGATCGCCATGCTGTTGTCCGGCCTGGTGGTCGCCGCGCTGGCTGTGCTGTGCGAGCGGCTGGTGTTCCATCCGTTGCGCAACGCGCCGCCGATTCACGACAAGATTGCCGCCATTGGCATCCTGCTGTTTCTCGAAGCGGCGATACAGATGTTCTGGGGCTCGGACTTCCGCCGCATGGCCTCGCCCTACGGCGGCATCCTCAACTTCAACGGGCTGATCATTCCCGAGCAGCGCCTGCTGATCATCGTCGGCGCCTTTACCCTGATGCTGGCGCTGCACCTGTTCCTGCGCAAAACGATGCTCGGCTCGACCATCATCGCCATGGCGCAAAGCCGCGAAGGCGCCTTTCTCGTCGGCATCGACGCCAATCGGGTGGCGATGCTGACCTTCGCCATCTCCGGCATGCTCGCCGCCTTCGCCGCCACCCTCTATGCGCCGATCAACCTGGTGTATCCGGCCATGGGGCACCTGGTGATCATGAAGGCCTTCGTCATCATCGTGCTGGGCGGCATGGGCAGCATTCCCGGCGCCATCATCGGGGCGATGATCCTTGGCTTCGCCGAGAGCTTCGGCGGCTTCTACCTGTCCTCGGACTACAAGGACATCATCGCCTTCTCGCTGCTGGTGGTGATCCTCTCGTTGCGCCCGACCGGGTTGTTCGCCAAGGGGGCTCATTGA
- a CDS encoding branched-chain amino acid ABC transporter permease, producing the protein MHSFASFLTGRACKLVVLALALAFPLFAKSEYQVYVMASAFIWAIAVYGLNIITGYCGQLNLAHGGFFAIGAYALAILTADHGWNFWPAFVAAALVSAAVGALVGIVSLRLKEHFFAIFTLCVGFIIYLLIDKWEELTHGAIGIRGIAAPDGFGLVDFSQTVPFYYLALLFLVLAIWFAGRLASSLLGRTFMAIRNGDALAQSLGIDLMRNKLLAFVLSTTYAGVAGALYASMIRFIGPEEANPNHTFDMITYLLIGGFGTLFGPLVGTVGVVWITQSLQFLEDYRMIIFGPLIVVLVIFMPRGVIGTFLGWKLRKDTAAARARDPRASSKVSPGSEVNTNA; encoded by the coding sequence ATGCATTCCTTCGCCTCTTTCCTCACCGGTCGCGCCTGCAAGCTGGTTGTGCTGGCGCTTGCCCTGGCGTTTCCCCTGTTCGCCAAGAGCGAGTACCAGGTCTATGTGATGGCCAGCGCCTTCATCTGGGCGATTGCGGTGTACGGGCTGAACATCATCACCGGCTACTGCGGCCAGCTGAACCTGGCCCATGGCGGCTTCTTCGCCATCGGTGCTTACGCCCTGGCGATTCTCACCGCGGATCATGGCTGGAATTTCTGGCCGGCGTTCGTCGCCGCGGCGCTGGTTTCGGCTGCGGTCGGCGCGCTGGTGGGCATCGTCTCGCTGCGCTTGAAGGAGCACTTCTTCGCGATCTTCACGCTGTGCGTGGGCTTCATCATTTACCTGCTGATCGATAAATGGGAGGAGCTGACTCACGGCGCCATTGGCATTCGCGGGATCGCGGCGCCGGATGGCTTCGGGCTGGTGGATTTCAGCCAGACGGTGCCTTTCTACTACCTGGCGCTGCTGTTTCTGGTGTTGGCGATCTGGTTCGCCGGGCGCCTGGCCTCGTCACTGCTGGGGCGCACCTTCATGGCGATCCGCAACGGTGATGCGCTGGCCCAATCGCTGGGCATCGATCTGATGCGCAACAAGCTGCTGGCCTTCGTGCTCTCGACCACCTACGCCGGCGTCGCCGGGGCGCTCTACGCCTCGATGATCCGCTTCATCGGGCCGGAAGAGGCCAACCCGAACCACACCTTCGACATGATCACCTACCTGCTGATCGGCGGCTTCGGCACCCTGTTCGGCCCACTGGTGGGGACGGTCGGCGTGGTCTGGATCACCCAGTCGCTGCAGTTCCTCGAGGACTACCGGATGATCATCTTCGGCCCGCTGATCGTGGTGCTGGTGATCTTCATGCCGCGCGGTGTCATCGGCACCTTTCTCGGCTGGAAACTGCGCAAGGACACCGCCGCCGCGCGGGCCAGGGATCCACGCGCAAGCAGCAAAGTCAGCCCCGGCAGCGAGGTGAACACCAATGCTTAA
- a CDS encoding ABC transporter ATP-binding protein, which produces MLKVENLTKMFGGLAAVHDVSIEFEALKINAIIGPNGAGKSTFFNLISGVHKPSSGRILIDGQDVSRMRCDRVARLGVGRTFQTTHLFEQATVLDNLIVGHRLRTRSGLWDVLINSKRLQREERECREKARAALDFVGLAHLENRVVLDISQEERKRVAFALALATEPKLVLLDEPAAGVNPEETEGLAQLIRKMPEHGLTVCLIEHKMDMIMGLADKIMVLNYGEKIAEGTPAEIKANPAVIEAYLGSDYDAAA; this is translated from the coding sequence ATGCTTAAGGTCGAAAACCTGACCAAGATGTTCGGCGGCCTGGCGGCGGTACACGACGTCAGCATCGAGTTCGAAGCGCTCAAGATCAACGCCATCATCGGCCCCAACGGCGCCGGCAAGAGCACCTTTTTCAACCTGATCTCGGGCGTGCACAAGCCCAGCTCGGGGCGCATCCTCATCGACGGTCAGGATGTCTCGCGGATGCGCTGTGACCGTGTGGCTCGGCTCGGCGTTGGCCGGACGTTCCAGACTACGCACCTGTTCGAGCAGGCGACGGTGCTCGACAACCTCATCGTCGGCCACCGTTTGCGCACCCGCTCCGGTCTGTGGGACGTACTGATCAATTCCAAGCGCCTGCAGCGTGAGGAGCGCGAATGCCGCGAGAAGGCCCGCGCCGCGCTGGATTTCGTCGGCCTCGCGCACCTGGAGAACCGCGTGGTGCTGGATATCTCGCAGGAAGAGCGCAAGCGCGTCGCCTTCGCCCTGGCGCTGGCCACCGAGCCGAAGCTGGTGCTGCTCGACGAACCGGCGGCGGGCGTCAATCCGGAGGAAACCGAGGGCCTGGCGCAGCTGATCCGCAAGATGCCCGAGCACGGCCTGACCGTGTGCCTGATCGAACACAAGATGGACATGATCATGGGCCTGGCGGACAAGATCATGGTGCTCAACTACGGCGAGAAGATCGCCGAGGGCACGCCTGCCGAGATCAAGGCGAACCCCGCCGTCATCGAAGCCTACCTGGGGAGCGACTACGATGCTGCAGCTTGA
- a CDS encoding ABC transporter ATP-binding protein yields the protein MLQLDQVDVCYGSFKALNQVSMTVGAGELVVLLGANGAGKTTLFNTISGLLKPTRGTITLEGKRIDGLKPSALVAAGVVHCPEGRKLFPQMSVSQNLALGAYLHRRDGEGNKRNLQEVLDLFPILHDKRHQPAGSLSGGQQQMVAIGRALMSRPRLLMLDEPSLGLAPLVVNQMFEVIARINASGTSVLLAEQNAFAALKIAHRAYVIEGGSLVMEGDQQAMLGNEAVRKAYIGA from the coding sequence ATGCTGCAGCTTGATCAGGTCGATGTCTGCTACGGCAGTTTCAAGGCGCTGAACCAGGTCTCGATGACGGTTGGCGCCGGTGAGCTGGTGGTCCTGCTCGGGGCCAACGGCGCGGGCAAGACCACGCTGTTCAACACCATCAGCGGGCTGCTCAAGCCAACCCGTGGAACCATCACGCTGGAAGGCAAACGCATCGACGGACTCAAGCCTTCGGCGCTGGTCGCCGCAGGCGTGGTGCACTGCCCGGAGGGGCGCAAGCTGTTCCCGCAGATGTCGGTTTCGCAGAACCTCGCCCTCGGTGCCTACCTGCACCGGCGTGATGGCGAGGGCAACAAGCGCAACCTGCAGGAGGTGCTGGACCTGTTCCCCATCCTTCACGACAAGCGCCACCAGCCCGCCGGCTCGCTGAGCGGTGGCCAACAGCAGATGGTGGCGATCGGACGGGCGCTGATGAGCCGGCCGCGGCTGTTGATGCTCGATGAGCCCTCGCTCGGGCTGGCGCCGCTGGTGGTCAACCAGATGTTCGAGGTGATCGCTCGCATCAACGCATCCGGCACCAGCGTGTTGCTGGCCGAACAGAATGCCTTCGCCGCCTTGAAGATCGCCCACCGCGCCTATGTGATCGAGGGCGGCAGCCTGGTGATGGAGGGCGACCAGCAGGCCATGCTGGGTAACGAAGCCGTGCGCAAAGCCTACATCGGCGCCTGA
- a CDS encoding ABC transporter substrate-binding protein, with the protein MKTLKALGLAMATLTAVQAGGVYAEQTLTIGFTGPLSGGAALYGENTLSGLRMAVDDANAAGGLKIGDETYKVNLISLDDKYSPSQAATNAKRLVKESNAAAVFVPHTGGVFALQDFNVADDFLIMAYTSVPSVTQQGNPLTVRIPPEFTGYVDAFSDYALKHYGKKLGIAGATHEYAKIWTDMMTKAWEQKGGEIVASNPMDYNKSTDFYTGVSRVIAENPDVMFVGGASEPTGLVVQQARQLGFQGGFIVMDQAKLDEIAAVTGGLDLLEGAVGVVPLSEYDSEVAKVFVDRYQKAHGKVPGSEAAYNYLAFHALAKAMELAGSTEPQQVRAKMGEALTAMDPKFNLYSVKGMTDNGGFITPTTMAVVEGGKIVSKPIGE; encoded by the coding sequence ATGAAAACGCTCAAAGCGCTTGGATTGGCGATGGCCACCCTGACCGCGGTCCAGGCCGGCGGCGTGTATGCCGAACAGACCCTCACCATCGGCTTCACCGGCCCGCTCAGCGGCGGCGCCGCGCTCTATGGCGAGAACACCCTGTCCGGCCTGCGCATGGCGGTCGATGATGCCAACGCGGCCGGCGGGCTCAAGATCGGTGACGAAACCTACAAGGTCAACCTCATCAGCCTCGACGACAAATACTCGCCGAGCCAGGCCGCCACCAACGCCAAGCGTCTGGTCAAGGAGTCGAACGCCGCGGCCGTGTTCGTGCCGCATACCGGCGGCGTGTTCGCCCTGCAGGACTTCAACGTCGCCGACGACTTCCTGATCATGGCCTATACCAGCGTGCCCTCGGTTACCCAGCAGGGCAATCCGCTGACGGTGCGCATTCCGCCGGAATTCACCGGCTACGTCGATGCGTTCTCAGACTACGCCCTCAAGCATTACGGCAAGAAGCTCGGCATTGCCGGCGCGACCCACGAGTACGCCAAGATCTGGACGGACATGATGACCAAGGCCTGGGAGCAGAAGGGCGGCGAGATCGTTGCCAGCAATCCCATGGACTACAACAAGTCGACCGATTTCTATACCGGCGTGAGTCGCGTCATCGCCGAAAACCCGGACGTGATGTTCGTCGGCGGCGCCTCGGAGCCCACCGGCCTGGTTGTGCAGCAGGCGCGTCAGCTGGGCTTCCAGGGCGGCTTCATCGTCATGGATCAGGCCAAGCTCGACGAAATCGCAGCCGTCACCGGCGGGCTAGATCTGCTGGAAGGCGCCGTGGGCGTCGTACCGCTGTCCGAATACGACAGCGAGGTCGCCAAGGTCTTCGTCGATCGCTACCAGAAGGCGCACGGCAAAGTGCCGGGCTCCGAGGCCGCCTACAACTACCTGGCCTTCCACGCGCTGGCCAAGGCCATGGAGCTGGCCGGCAGCACCGAACCGCAGCAGGTCAGGGCGAAGATGGGTGAGGCGCTGACGGCCATGGACCCGAAGTTCAACCTCTATTCGGTAAAGGGCATGACCGACAACGGCGGCTTCATCACACCGACCACCATGGCCGTGGTGGAAGGCGGCAAGATCGTCAGCAAGCCTATCGGCGAGTAG
- the urtE gene encoding urea ABC transporter ATP-binding subunit UrtE, giving the protein MLQVQQLHQYYGGSHILRGLSFDARIGEVTCLLGRNGVGKTTLLKCLMGLIPAKEGAVNWEGKPITGFKPHQRVHAGIAYVPQGREIFGRLTVEENLLMGLSRFSAKEAKEVPEFIYELFPVLKEMKHRRGGDLSGGQQQQLAIGRALASQPRLLILDEPTEGIQPSVIKEIGAVIKKLAARGDMAILLVEQFYDFAAELADQYLVMSRGEIIQQGRGETMEAEGVRGLVAI; this is encoded by the coding sequence ATGCTGCAAGTCCAACAACTGCATCAGTACTACGGCGGCAGCCACATCCTGCGCGGCCTGTCATTCGACGCCAGGATCGGCGAAGTCACCTGTCTGCTCGGGCGTAACGGCGTGGGCAAGACCACCCTGCTGAAGTGCCTGATGGGCCTGATCCCGGCCAAGGAAGGCGCGGTGAACTGGGAAGGCAAGCCGATCACCGGCTTCAAGCCGCACCAGCGCGTACACGCCGGCATCGCCTACGTGCCCCAGGGGCGTGAAATCTTTGGCCGGCTGACGGTTGAAGAAAACCTGCTCATGGGCCTGTCGCGTTTCAGCGCCAAGGAAGCCAAGGAAGTGCCCGAGTTCATTTACGAGCTGTTCCCGGTCCTCAAGGAAATGAAACACCGCCGTGGCGGTGATCTGTCCGGTGGCCAACAGCAACAGCTGGCCATCGGCCGCGCGCTGGCGAGCCAGCCGCGCCTGCTGATCCTCGACGAGCCCACCGAAGGCATCCAGCCCTCGGTGATCAAGGAAATCGGCGCGGTGATCAAGAAACTCGCTGCCCGCGGCGACATGGCGATTCTGCTGGTGGAGCAGTTCTACGATTTCGCCGCCGAGCTGGCCGACCAGTACCTGGTGATGAGCCGCGGTGAAATCATTCAGCAAGGCCGCGGCGAGACGATGGAAGCCGAAGGCGTGCGTGGGTTGGTGGCGATCTGA